In a single window of the Aridibaculum aurantiacum genome:
- a CDS encoding sigma-70 family RNA polymerase sigma factor: MAKDPFAHIEDKELLDKFYHDGNNQWLGILLQRYTLLLLGLCMKYLKNEEEAKDCVQQIFLKAITELQKYKVDYFKSWLYMVAKNHCLMKLRESHGKYAVEVTENIARQDDETDLKLQLHEKDRTLNTLHDSLHELNEEQKQCVTLFYLQKKSYQEIADTTGYTLLQVKSYIQNGKRNLKLIIQKKLKQN, translated from the coding sequence GTGGCTAAAGATCCTTTTGCACATATCGAAGATAAAGAACTGCTTGATAAATTCTACCACGATGGAAACAACCAGTGGTTAGGTATTTTGCTCCAGCGTTATACACTCCTGCTATTGGGTTTGTGCATGAAGTATTTGAAGAATGAAGAAGAGGCCAAAGATTGCGTACAACAAATTTTTCTTAAAGCTATTACTGAACTACAGAAGTATAAAGTAGATTACTTTAAGAGCTGGCTGTACATGGTGGCCAAGAACCACTGCCTGATGAAGCTAAGAGAAAGCCATGGTAAATATGCAGTAGAGGTAACGGAAAATATAGCCAGGCAAGATGATGAGACTGACCTGAAACTTCAACTACATGAAAAGGACAGAACGCTAAATACACTGCATGATAGCCTGCACGAACTGAATGAAGAGCAGAAACAATGTGTAACTTTATTTTACCTGCAAAAGAAATCTTACCAGGAAATAGCTGATACTACTGGCTATACCTTACTACAGGTAAAAAGCTATATTCAAAATGGTAAACGAAATCTCAAACTTATCATCCAGAAGAAATTGAAACAAAATTAA
- a CDS encoding sulfite exporter TauE/SafE family protein, which yields MSLQTILMLVLIGIAAGMLSGMVGIGGGIIIVPALVFLLAFSQKSAQGTTLGLLMFPVGVLGVLNYYKQGYVDFKVVIFVALGFILGSYFGSKISLGMSEEKVKRFFAIVIMLIAIKMLFFDRRKSPNIDGSPNASITSKEETTGPI from the coding sequence ATGTCACTACAAACTATTCTTATGCTCGTACTTATAGGTATAGCCGCTGGAATGTTAAGTGGCATGGTAGGCATTGGTGGTGGAATTATTATTGTTCCGGCATTGGTGTTCCTGCTGGCTTTCTCGCAGAAGTCTGCACAGGGAACTACCTTAGGCCTGCTCATGTTTCCCGTAGGTGTTTTAGGTGTGTTGAACTACTACAAGCAAGGTTATGTTGATTTTAAAGTAGTCATATTTGTAGCCCTTGGTTTTATACTCGGGAGCTACTTTGGAAGTAAAATATCACTTGGTATGAGCGAAGAAAAAGTAAAACGTTTTTTCGCAATTGTCATCATGCTCATAGCTATCAAGATGCTTTTCTTCGACAGGAGGAAATCACCAAATATTGATGGAAGTCCGAATGCTTCAATCACATCAAAAGAAGAAACTACAGGTCCAATTTAA
- a CDS encoding M16 family metallopeptidase, with the protein MRKWLLVFSAGTLLCSNAFAQARKINFEKYTLPNGLKVILHQDRTAPVVAVTVLYHVGSKNEDTARTGFAHFFEHLLFEGSENIKRGEFMKYVNDAGGSLNANTSQDRTFYYELLPSNQLKLGLWLESERMLHAKIEEIGVSTQREVVKEEKRMRIDNQPYASFQTEMLKRAHHDNPYRWAPIGSMEHLNAAQLPEFIDFYKTFYVPNNAVLSIAGDFDVAETKKWINDYFAAIPRGTRPIPRPQFENNLLGKEVRDVVEDNIQLPAVFQAYRAPKQGSDEYYAFNMLSTLLSGGASSRMNKSIVDEKQLAVQALAFPFFNESAGLFITVGIANMGVKPDTLEQAMDVEVNKLKTALVSEREFQKVKNQIQTQFVSSNASMAGIAESLANYEVYFGDADLINTEIARYEKVTRQDLMNVAKKYLNKDNRVVLHYVPKGKAPAAGQP; encoded by the coding sequence ATGAGAAAATGGCTACTCGTTTTTTCAGCCGGCACATTGCTTTGCAGCAATGCATTTGCGCAGGCAAGAAAAATCAATTTTGAAAAGTACACACTGCCCAACGGTTTAAAGGTGATCCTTCACCAGGACAGAACTGCCCCTGTTGTTGCAGTTACCGTGTTGTACCACGTTGGTTCCAAAAATGAAGACACGGCACGCACAGGCTTTGCTCACTTTTTTGAACACCTGCTGTTTGAAGGTTCGGAGAACATTAAGCGCGGCGAGTTCATGAAGTATGTGAACGATGCCGGTGGTAGCTTGAACGCCAACACCAGCCAGGACAGGACCTTCTATTACGAGCTGCTTCCGAGCAACCAATTAAAACTTGGTTTGTGGTTAGAGAGTGAAAGAATGCTTCACGCCAAAATTGAAGAAATAGGTGTGAGCACACAACGCGAAGTGGTAAAGGAAGAAAAGCGCATGCGTATAGACAACCAGCCTTATGCTTCTTTTCAAACTGAGATGCTAAAGCGTGCACACCACGATAATCCATATCGTTGGGCTCCTATAGGAAGTATGGAGCACCTGAATGCGGCACAATTGCCTGAATTCATCGACTTCTACAAAACGTTTTACGTTCCTAATAACGCTGTATTATCTATAGCTGGTGATTTTGATGTTGCAGAAACAAAAAAGTGGATCAACGATTATTTTGCTGCTATTCCTCGTGGTACACGTCCTATTCCTCGTCCACAGTTTGAAAATAACCTGCTGGGTAAAGAAGTAAGAGATGTGGTGGAAGATAATATTCAACTGCCTGCTGTATTCCAGGCTTACCGTGCACCAAAGCAGGGTAGCGATGAGTATTATGCTTTCAATATGTTGTCTACACTTTTATCTGGTGGTGCTTCCAGCAGGATGAATAAATCTATTGTTGATGAAAAACAGCTGGCAGTACAGGCACTGGCATTCCCATTCTTCAACGAAAGTGCAGGCTTGTTCATTACTGTAGGAATAGCTAATATGGGTGTGAAGCCTGATACACTTGAGCAGGCAATGGATGTAGAGGTTAATAAGCTGAAGACTGCGCTTGTTTCAGAAAGAGAATTTCAAAAAGTAAAAAATCAAATTCAAACACAATTCGTTTCATCTAATGCTTCTATGGCAGGTATAGCCGAAAGCTTAGCCAACTACGAAGTGTATTTTGGTGATGCTGATCTCATTAATACTGAGATAGCCCGTTACGAAAAAGTAACGCGCCAGGACCTGATGAACGTGGCTAAGAAATACCTGAACAAAGACAACCGCGTTGTGCTGCATTATGTACCAAAAGGTAAAGCTCCAGCTGCCGGTCAGCCTTAA
- a CDS encoding DUF92 domain-containing protein, whose protein sequence is MIAAVIATIVTHKLTHVAGCTGGVLAIAIYSGTGYTGVGMLAAFFLLGTLATSWKLAKKQAAGLAETNKGRRTASQVVANAGVAALSAMLAVAFPSLKELSMLLVAAAFSSATADTLSSELGNIYGSRFYDITTLQKDQRGLDGVVSVEGTLCGLAGSTVIGAIYLAGGGTLFGAVIVLVAGTIGNLTDSVLGGTVERAGLIKNNAVNFLNTLVAAVVALAFSFLLH, encoded by the coding sequence TTGATAGCGGCTGTAATAGCCACTATTGTTACCCATAAGCTTACACACGTAGCTGGTTGCACGGGTGGTGTATTGGCTATAGCTATTTATTCTGGTACCGGTTATACAGGTGTTGGTATGCTAGCAGCTTTTTTCCTGTTAGGTACCTTGGCTACTTCGTGGAAGTTGGCAAAAAAGCAAGCAGCAGGATTAGCTGAAACAAACAAAGGGCGTCGTACCGCAAGCCAGGTTGTGGCCAATGCTGGCGTAGCAGCTTTAAGTGCAATGTTGGCCGTTGCTTTTCCATCACTCAAGGAGCTTTCTATGTTACTTGTAGCAGCTGCATTTTCATCAGCTACAGCCGATACTTTATCATCGGAACTGGGTAATATTTATGGTAGTAGATTTTACGACATTACCACCTTGCAAAAAGACCAACGAGGACTTGATGGAGTAGTGAGTGTAGAAGGAACTTTATGTGGACTGGCAGGTAGTACTGTTATAGGTGCCATTTATTTGGCAGGCGGCGGCACATTATTCGGTGCTGTTATAGTATTAGTGGCAGGTACAATAGGAAACCTCACAGATTCTGTGTTGGGTGGTACTGTAGAGCGTGCAGGATTAATAAAAAATAATGCAGTAAATTTTCTGAATACACTCGTAGCTGCTGTAGTAGCACTCGCTTTTTCCTTTCTTCTGCATTAG
- a CDS encoding THUMP domain-containing class I SAM-dependent RNA methyltransferase, whose protein sequence is MTQLFTTPARIIVTCNKRLSPYLQMEVEELELPIVRVFSTGVELQGTINDCIKLNLNLRCASQVLYSLKTFSCTGPEDVYKHVSAIAWEKIIPAEGYFSITSNVDHHSIRTPLFANVKVKDAIVDRMRQQTGSRPNSGPELDRTVIHLFWRNEQAELFLDTSGETLAKHGYRKIPGKAPMLEALAAATLLATKWDRKSAFVNPMCGSSTVGIEAALLATDRRPGLFRNNYSFMHLVGFDAGVYTTERRKLFERIKEVPGLKIIASDISADAINVSTINAAAAGVEQYMEFFTGDFEGTPVPGESGVVYFNPEYGERLGVEAELQATYARIGDFMKKKCKGYTGYIFTGNLELAKKIGLKASRRLEFYTSKIDCRLLEYELYAGTKKNVSTEQQT, encoded by the coding sequence ATGACGCAACTGTTCACTACACCAGCACGCATTATTGTAACGTGTAATAAAAGATTGTCGCCCTACCTGCAGATGGAGGTAGAGGAACTGGAACTGCCCATTGTTCGTGTCTTTTCCACCGGGGTGGAGCTGCAAGGAACCATCAATGATTGCATAAAGTTGAACCTGAACCTGCGCTGCGCCAGCCAGGTATTGTATTCTTTAAAAACATTTAGCTGCACCGGCCCCGAAGATGTATATAAACATGTGTCAGCCATCGCCTGGGAAAAGATCATTCCTGCAGAAGGATATTTTTCCATTACCAGCAATGTAGATCATCACTCCATTCGCACGCCATTATTTGCCAATGTAAAAGTGAAAGATGCTATAGTGGACAGGATGCGCCAGCAGACCGGAAGTCGTCCGAACTCTGGCCCGGAACTGGATCGTACGGTAATTCATCTTTTTTGGCGTAATGAACAGGCTGAACTCTTCCTTGATACATCGGGAGAAACGCTTGCCAAGCATGGCTACCGCAAAATACCAGGTAAGGCTCCTATGCTGGAGGCATTGGCAGCAGCTACATTACTTGCAACCAAGTGGGATAGAAAGTCTGCCTTTGTAAATCCTATGTGCGGATCATCTACGGTAGGTATAGAAGCAGCGTTGCTTGCTACCGACCGCAGGCCCGGCTTGTTTAGAAACAATTATTCATTCATGCACCTGGTTGGATTTGATGCAGGCGTTTATACTACAGAAAGGCGGAAACTTTTCGAACGTATAAAAGAGGTTCCGGGGCTGAAGATCATAGCTTCAGATATAAGTGCTGATGCTATTAATGTTTCTACCATCAATGCGGCCGCTGCCGGTGTAGAACAATACATGGAATTTTTTACAGGCGATTTTGAAGGCACACCCGTCCCTGGAGAAAGTGGTGTTGTGTACTTCAATCCTGAATATGGTGAGCGACTGGGTGTAGAAGCAGAATTGCAGGCAACTTATGCACGTATAGGCGATTTCATGAAGAAGAAATGCAAAGGCTATACAGGCTATATTTTTACCGGCAACCTTGAGCTTGCAAAAAAGATCGGCCTGAAGGCAAGCAGGCGGTTAGAGTTTTATACAAGTAAGATCGATTGCAGGTTGTTGGAATATGAACTATACGCCGGCACTAAAAAAAATGTTTCCACAGAACAACAGACTTAA
- a CDS encoding C40 family peptidase, with product MNKAICVVPVSPMRAAPSHKTEQVSQLVFGDVVEILERETDFFFINNIYDGYKGWCPKVHLQHIEDEAAFFPAILTNKWVTTVYVNNAPMQLPLGSNIGFIKNGAAYIGPLHFSTIEEGLAVPSKPDLQLLQQYAMLYMNTSYQWGGRTVFGVDCSGYTQMLYKLIGVPLLRDASQQATQGEVVDFIQEVRTGDLAFFDNEEGHIMHVGVMLSSNSIIHASGKVRIDTMDQAGILNRETGERSHKLRIIKRIL from the coding sequence ATGAATAAAGCAATTTGTGTAGTGCCTGTAAGCCCCATGCGAGCAGCGCCTTCGCACAAAACAGAACAAGTAAGCCAACTGGTTTTTGGAGATGTGGTAGAAATATTGGAGCGGGAAACAGACTTCTTCTTTATCAATAACATCTACGACGGATATAAAGGATGGTGTCCAAAAGTTCACCTGCAACATATAGAAGATGAAGCGGCTTTCTTCCCGGCCATTCTTACCAATAAATGGGTAACCACAGTGTATGTGAATAATGCACCCATGCAATTGCCCTTAGGTAGTAATATAGGTTTTATAAAAAATGGAGCAGCGTACATTGGTCCCTTACATTTTTCTACCATTGAGGAAGGACTGGCAGTTCCGAGCAAGCCTGATCTGCAATTGCTACAACAATATGCAATGCTTTACATGAATACATCTTACCAATGGGGTGGCAGAACCGTATTTGGTGTAGACTGCAGCGGGTATACACAAATGCTTTATAAGCTGATAGGTGTGCCTCTTTTGCGCGATGCATCGCAGCAGGCTACACAAGGAGAAGTTGTTGATTTTATCCAGGAAGTAAGAACAGGCGATCTTGCTTTCTTTGATAATGAAGAAGGACATATAATGCATGTAGGAGTGATGCTTTCAAGTAATAGCATCATTCATGCATCTGGAAAAGTACGCATAGATACAATGGACCAGGCAGGAATTTTAAACAGGGAAACAGGCGAGCGAAGTCACAAGTTGCGCATTATAAAACGCATCTTATAG
- a CDS encoding M16 family metallopeptidase, whose product MKKSIILLFTLLPFSMMAQVDRSKAPAPAPAPEIKVGKPATFTLPNGLRVFVVSNNKLPRVSATLTMDMDGIVEGDKAGLTDLAGSLLRRGTTKMPKAKLDEEIDFLGANVNTSAWGVSASSLKSNFPKVMSLVGDIVLRPALPAAELEKLRKQSISGLQAAKDNPDAIAANVVNRLAYGKNHPYGDIETEETINNVKHADIKQFFNTYWKPNNAYLVFVGDISVTEARALALSTFGAWAKGNVPKKTYTAPQAPAKTYIAVVDRPSSVQSVINFITPVPLKPGTADVIPASVMNNILGAGSSSRLFMNLREKHGFTYGAYSNLKSDRLVGSFTASASVRNEKTDSAIGQFLHEFERIRTEPLSDTSVQNMKNNLAGSFARSLESPSTIANFALNTARYNLPETYYQDYLKNLAAVTPQSAQAVAKKYVTPNQMHIVIVGNAKEIAPGLEKYGEVKYFDVYGNPMAAPVVKEVGAGVTAESIIQKAITAAGGAAAISALKDVQLNGTVSVMGQSLNLSQKHVFPTAFTLELGMQGMVLQKKAMNNGQYTLTAQGQTQQPEEKDKEEINEDAALISEVYLAKQPGYKFTLAGIEQVNGKDAYVVKVNSPAGREYSNYYDVNSGLKIQQTREEDAGPMGKITVSTSYSDFKPYAGVQIPTKMVVNQGPVKLDISFNDIKVNSGLQADQVK is encoded by the coding sequence ATGAAAAAATCAATCATACTTCTTTTCACGCTGTTGCCATTTTCTATGATGGCGCAGGTAGACCGCAGTAAGGCTCCTGCTCCTGCACCTGCACCAGAGATCAAAGTTGGTAAGCCAGCTACTTTCACACTACCTAATGGACTTCGAGTATTCGTTGTATCTAACAATAAATTACCCCGCGTTTCTGCTACTCTTACTATGGATATGGATGGAATAGTAGAAGGCGATAAAGCTGGTCTGACTGACCTGGCAGGTAGTCTTCTTCGTCGTGGTACAACCAAAATGCCAAAAGCCAAGCTTGACGAGGAAATCGACTTCCTTGGAGCTAATGTAAATACTTCTGCATGGGGTGTTAGTGCTTCTTCTTTAAAGAGCAATTTTCCGAAAGTGATGTCACTGGTAGGTGATATCGTTCTTCGTCCTGCATTGCCAGCTGCCGAACTAGAGAAGCTGCGTAAGCAATCTATATCTGGTTTGCAGGCTGCTAAAGATAACCCAGATGCTATTGCTGCTAACGTGGTTAATCGATTGGCTTATGGAAAAAACCATCCTTATGGTGATATAGAAACAGAAGAGACAATTAACAATGTGAAGCATGCTGATATCAAGCAATTCTTCAACACTTATTGGAAGCCAAACAACGCGTACCTGGTTTTTGTTGGTGATATATCTGTTACAGAAGCACGGGCACTTGCACTATCTACTTTTGGAGCGTGGGCAAAAGGAAACGTTCCTAAAAAGACATATACTGCGCCACAGGCACCTGCTAAAACTTATATAGCAGTAGTTGATCGTCCTTCAAGTGTGCAGAGTGTGATCAATTTCATCACCCCTGTTCCTCTTAAGCCAGGCACTGCTGATGTTATACCTGCTTCAGTAATGAACAATATTTTGGGTGCAGGTTCTTCAAGCCGCTTGTTTATGAACCTGCGCGAAAAGCATGGCTTTACCTATGGTGCATATTCTAACCTGAAGAGCGATAGGCTGGTAGGTTCTTTCACTGCATCTGCATCTGTTAGAAACGAAAAAACAGATAGCGCAATCGGGCAGTTCCTGCATGAGTTTGAGCGCATACGTACAGAGCCTCTTTCTGATACTTCTGTTCAAAACATGAAGAACAACCTGGCTGGTAGCTTTGCCCGTTCTCTAGAAAGTCCTTCTACAATTGCCAATTTTGCTTTGAATACGGCTCGTTACAATCTTCCTGAAACCTACTACCAGGACTACCTGAAAAATCTTGCTGCTGTTACACCACAATCAGCACAAGCTGTAGCTAAAAAATATGTAACGCCTAACCAGATGCACATTGTGATTGTAGGGAATGCCAAAGAAATAGCTCCGGGCCTGGAGAAATACGGCGAAGTGAAATACTTTGATGTGTATGGTAATCCTATGGCGGCGCCGGTTGTGAAAGAAGTAGGTGCGGGTGTTACAGCTGAAAGCATTATTCAAAAAGCAATTACTGCAGCAGGTGGTGCTGCAGCTATTTCAGCTCTTAAAGATGTGCAGCTAAATGGAACTGTATCTGTGATGGGACAATCACTTAATCTGTCTCAGAAGCATGTGTTTCCAACTGCTTTTACTTTAGAACTTGGTATGCAGGGAATGGTATTGCAAAAGAAGGCAATGAACAATGGCCAGTATACACTTACTGCACAGGGACAGACACAGCAACCAGAAGAGAAAGATAAAGAAGAGATAAATGAAGACGCTGCACTTATAAGCGAAGTGTACCTGGCCAAACAACCAGGTTATAAGTTTACACTTGCTGGTATTGAGCAGGTAAATGGTAAAGATGCTTATGTAGTAAAAGTGAATTCTCCTGCTGGTCGTGAATATTCAAACTATTATGATGTAAACAGCGGCTTAAAAATTCAGCAAACCCGTGAAGAGGATGCAGGTCCAATGGGTAAGATAACTGTAAGCACTTCATACTCTGATTTTAAACCTTATGCAGGTGTACAAATACCTACTAAAATGGTGGTTAACCAGGGGCCGGTAAAACTAGATATCAGCTTTAATGATATAAAAGTAAATTCTGGTTTGCAGGCTGACCAGGTTAAATAA
- a CDS encoding SDR family oxidoreductase, whose protein sequence is MKTRKERRINFTNKTIVITGASSGAGRAMAVELAKYGAKLVLVARRVDALKEVVQQCNELGGLALAMPADVRDADALKDIAAKANEFGGRIDVWINNAGVLAAGDFTETPTEIHEQVIHTNLLGYLYGAHAVLPYFKQQKHGTLINNVSVGGWMPVPYGVAYSASKFGLTGFSEALRGELTKYRYIRICDLFPAFLDTPGIQHAANYTGKILKPAPPVYDPQEVARAVVSVVNRPRRSVTIGSVSTLLKIANAVAPTLTRTITAKLVEGYLKVAEPTEHTSGNIMKPVDYGTGIHGGWSVRLSPSPRSAIGAAFLASVAAAFFITRSQVSK, encoded by the coding sequence ATGAAAACGAGGAAGGAACGCAGGATCAACTTTACCAATAAGACAATTGTTATAACAGGTGCATCAAGTGGTGCCGGCCGTGCAATGGCTGTAGAGCTAGCCAAATATGGAGCTAAACTGGTACTGGTGGCACGGAGGGTTGATGCACTGAAGGAAGTAGTTCAACAATGTAATGAGTTAGGTGGTTTAGCTTTAGCTATGCCTGCCGATGTTAGAGATGCTGACGCGCTAAAAGACATAGCAGCAAAAGCAAATGAGTTTGGTGGAAGGATCGATGTATGGATAAACAATGCCGGCGTACTGGCAGCAGGTGATTTTACTGAAACACCTACCGAAATTCATGAACAGGTAATACATACCAACCTGCTCGGCTACCTCTATGGTGCGCATGCTGTACTGCCTTACTTCAAGCAGCAGAAGCATGGAACGCTGATAAACAATGTTTCTGTTGGAGGCTGGATGCCGGTTCCTTATGGTGTAGCCTATTCTGCAAGTAAATTTGGCCTTACAGGTTTTTCAGAAGCTTTGCGGGGAGAATTAACCAAATACAGGTACATCAGGATCTGTGACCTTTTTCCTGCGTTCCTTGATACACCAGGCATACAACATGCCGCTAATTATACCGGCAAAATACTTAAGCCGGCTCCACCTGTTTATGATCCACAGGAAGTAGCACGTGCAGTGGTTTCAGTGGTTAATCGCCCAAGAAGGTCTGTAACTATAGGCAGCGTATCTACTTTACTAAAAATAGCCAATGCAGTTGCACCTACACTTACACGCACCATTACAGCCAAGTTGGTAGAGGGTTATTTAAAAGTGGCAGAACCTACAGAACATACCAGTGGAAATATAATGAAGCCGGTGGATTATGGTACCGGCATCCACGGTGGCTGGAGTGTGAGGCTTTCACCTTCACCAAGGTCTGCTATTGGTGCAGCATTTTTAGCATCCGTGGCGGCAGCTTTCTTTATTACAAGATCGCAGGTTTCCAAATAA